The window GGCCGCAAGGGCATCGAGGAGGCGTACCGCACCGGCCGCGGCTCGATCACCATGCGCGCCGTGGTCGAGGTCGAGGAGATCCAGAACCGCCAGTGCCTGGTGGTCACGGAGCTGCCGTACCAGGTCAACCCGGACAACCTCGCGCAGAAGATCGCCGACCTGGTGAAGGACGGCAAGATCGGCGGTATCGCGGACGTCCGCGACGAGACCAGCTCGCGCACCGGTCAGCGCCTGGTGATCGTCCTCAAGCGGGACGCGGTCGCCAAGGTCGTCCTGAACAACCTCTACAAGCACACCGACCTGCAGACGAACTTCGGCGCCAACATGCTGGCGCTGGTCGACGGCGTGCCGCGCACGCTGTCGCTGGACGCGTTCATCCGCCACTGGGTGACGCACCAGGTCGAGGTCGTCGTCCGCCGTACGCGGTTCCGGCTGCGCAAGGCGGAGGAGCGGGCGCACATCCTGCGCGGTCTGCTGAAGGCCCTGGACGCCATCGACGAGGTCATCGCGCTCATCCGGCGCAGTGCGACCGTCGAGGTCGCGCGTGAGGGCCTGATGAGCCTGCTGGAGATCGACGAGATCCAGGCCAACGCCATCCTGGAGATGCAGCTGAGGCGACTGGCCGCCCTGGAGCGGCAGAAGATCGTCCAGGAGCACGACGAGCTCCAGGCCAAGATCAACGAGTACAACCAGATCCTCGCCTCCCCGGTCCGCCAGCGCGGGATCGTCAGCGAGGAGCTGGCGGCGATCGTCGAGAAGTTCGGCGACGACCGCAAGACGAAGCTGATCCCCTACGAGGGCGACATGTCCATCGAGGACCTGATCGCCGAAGAGGACATCGTCGTCACGGTCAGCCGCGGCGGCTACATCAAGCGGACCAAGACCGACGACTACCGCGCCCAGAAGCGTGGCGGCAAGGGCGTGCGCGGCACGAAGCTGAAGGAAGACGACATCGTCGACCACTTCTTCGTCTCCACCACGCACCACTGGCTGCTGTTCTTCACCAACAAGGGCCGGGTCTACCGGGCGAAGGCCTACGAGCTGCCGGACGCCGGCCGGGACGCGCGCGGTCAGCACGTGGCGAACCTGCTGGCCTTCCAGCCGGACGAGGCGATCGCTCAGATCCTCGCGATCCGCGACTACGAGGCGGCGCCGTACCTGGTGCTCGGCACCAAGGCGGGCCTGGTCAAGAAGACGCCTCTGAAGGATTACGATTCTCCTCGCTCCGGTGGTGTCATCGCGATCAACCTGCGTGAGCAGGAGGACGGTTCCGATGACGAACTGATCGGGGCCGAGCTGGTCTCCGCCGATGATGATCTGCTTCTGATCAGCAAGAAGGCGCAATCGATCAGGTTCACCGCCTCGGACGACACTCTGCGTCCGATGGGCCGTGCCACCTCGGGTGTCAAGGGCATGAGTTTCCGCGGTGGCGACGAACTGCTCTCGATGAATGTTGTTCGACCCGGTACGTTCGTGTTCACTGCCACCGATGGCGGGTACGCCAAGCGGACCCGTGTCGACGAGTACCGCGTCCAGGGTCGCGGCGGCCTCGGCATCAAGGCCGCCAAGACCGTGGAGGACCGCGGTTCGCTCGTGGGAGCGCTGGTTGTCGAGGAGACCGACGAGATCCTCGCCATCACGCTCTCGGGCGGTGTGATTCGTACGCGAGTCAACGAGGTCAGGGAGACGGGCCGTGACACCATGGGCGTCCAACTGATCAATCTGGGGAAGCGCGATGCCGTCGTCGGTATCGCACGTAACGCCGAGGCGGGGCGCGAGGCGGAGGAAGTCGACGGCGACGTGGCCGTGGACGAGACCGCCGAGGGGGCCGCGACCAGCGGCACGGACGAGGGCGAGGTGTCCTCGGCCGAGTAGCTCGAGGAGAGAGTCATCGTGAGCGGAGCCACGGGCGCCGGATCGGCCGGTACCTCCACTGGTACGGGAGCGGACGGCGGCGGCCGTGGCTCCGCCGCGCCTGCGACGGACACGCATACGACCAATCTGCAAGCGATCAAGTCGCCCGCGGCCGATGCGCACACGCCCCACACTCACGGATCCCAGGGGGGAACGGTGACGGACACCCGAGGTCCGCAGGCCCAGCAGGCGAACGCCGCGGCCGGTCAGCAGGCGGCGGGCTCTCCGCTGCCGGGTGAGCGGCAGTCCCAGCAGCCCTCCGGGCCGTACCACCCGCCGCAGGCCTACCCGGCGGCCGAGCCCGCCTCCCAGGCGGTGCGCCGGCCGCGTACGGGCGTGCGTACCGAACCGCGCACCCGCAAGGCCCGGCTGCGCGTGGCCAAGGCCGATCCGTGGTCGGTGATGAAGGTCAGCTTCCTGCTCTCCATCGCCCTGGGCATCTGCACGATCGTGGCGGCCGCCGTGCTGTGGATGGTCATGAACGCGATGGGTGTGTTCTCCACGGTCGGCGGGACGATCTCCGAGGCCACGGGCTCGAACGAGTCCAACGGCTTCGACCTCCAGTCCTTCCTGTCCCTCCCCCACGTGCTGATGTTCACGTCGATCATCGCCGTGATCGACGTGGTGCTGGCGACGGCCCTCGCGACCCTCGGAGCGTTCATGTACAACCTCTCCGCGGGCTTCGTCGGCGGCGTCGAGTTGACGCTGGCCGAGGACGAGTAGTCCGGCCGACGCGCCCTCCACGGCGTCTGCGGCGGTGTCGCGAAACGTCCGCCGGCGGTCCCCCGACAACCGATTTTGGGACTGCCCCCCTCGTGCGCTAATCTTCAGGAGTCAGCGCGCGGGACACACTCCGCAGAGCGCGGCGGGGCTATAGCTCAGTTGGTTAGAGCGCATCCCTGATAAGGATGAGGCCACAGGTTCAAATCCTGTTAGCCCCACCAGCACGAAGACCCCCGGACCAATAGGGCCGGGGGTTTTTTCGTACCTCGTGCCCAGACGGAGAAGTCGCTGTCCAGTACTCGGGAGTGTGCATGGACCCGCGCCTGAGGAAATTCGGCGACCGTCTGATGACCTGCGTCGCCCTGGCCTGGTTCGGCCACCAGGCCCTGTACGGGCAGGGGATGCTGCGGCTCTTTTCCGCCCTCATGCTGGTCGTCGGCGTGGTGACCACTGCGGGCGCGGTCCACGACCACATCCGCCCCCGGCCGAAGCGGCGCCGGTCCCGTGAACGGGACACCGATGGCAGCGAACCCGAGGTGTGAGGAGCCGGGGCGCGGACGCAGGTGAAGCTCCCCGGCCGTGGTGGCCGGGGAGCTTCGCGTTCTGCGGCTGGTGCTGTACGCGAATCGCCGTTACGTCAAGGGTGCGGGTGGTGGCACCGGCCGGGCCGGTGCGGCCCTGTCAGCGCTGGAGGGGGATGGCCGGCCGGGCCGGCGGTTCGTCCGGGAGGCATCGGGGTTCGGCGGCGAGGGAGAAGGCGTCGACCGGCGGGCGGTGACGGCAGCCCGGGGTTCTTCCGTGAGCCTCGGCGCGGATGCGCTGTTTCATCGTCGGGGGCAAGGACGGGGTTTGGGGCTTGGACAAGGGCGGCGTCGTCTGTGCCGGGACCGGTGCGGTGCTCTTGGGCGCCGTCTCGGGCTGCGGCGCGACCGCGGCCGCGGAGGCGGCCGTCGTGGTGATGAGTCCGAGCGCCGTGCAGAGCGCGAGGAAGGCGGTGACGATGGCGGTCCACAACTTCATGACTTTGTGCTGGTCCATGGCCCCTCACTTTCAGGTTGGGCGATTTGCGTACTTTGCTCATCATGTGTATGAGCGCCGCGAAGTGGTGGACCAACGCCCATGGCGCGGCGATCTTCGGATGAACACCACTCGGATGGGCGCACGAGCGGTGAAAAGGTGTGAAGGTGGGATGAGCGCACCCAAAAGTAACCGTCTGTGCGGGTGTGATCACCCTCCGGTCGGAGCGGTTTCGTCCCCGCCTACTGCGCTCGCGCGCACGGCAGTTGACAGCCGACGCAGGTCACCGATCGGTATCGGCCGGTGTGTATAGTCGGGCGCCAGAGGTCCCCTACGTCAACGAAAGACGAGGTCGCGCGGTGAAGAAGCTTCTCCTGGTCGCACTGGCCGCCATCGGCGGGCTCCTCGTGTACCGCCAGATCCAGGCGGATCGCGCCGAGCAGGATCTGTGGACGGAGGCGACTGACTCCGTGCCCACGGGTTCGTGAGCACCGACATCCCGAACTGAGCAGGCCCCGACCGCCGTAGCGGTCGGGGTTTTGTGTTGTGGGCCCCGGTCCCGGCGGGCCCGCTCTCGTGTTGCGGGGTCGCGGAGGGTGAGGTAGGTGTCGCTTCCTGAGACCGTTGTCGCGTGTGCGCCCGGGGAATGCGCGGATGGCGTAGCGGCCCCCGGGGAATGATGGGCGACGTCCGGAGGGACGGAACGCGAGGGGTGGCGCGGGATGGTACGGCGTGGGGCGGGACGGCGGGCGGCGGCAGGGCGCTCACGGCGTGATCGGCGCGGCCGGTGTCTCTCGCACCAGCTCGCCGTGCGCCTGGCCGTGGCCGCGGCGGCACTGTGCCTCGCGGCGGCCGGCCCCGGGCCGAGCGCTCTCGCGGCCGGCGAAGCGGACCCGTACGCCTTCACCGACGGGGCCCGGTCCGTCACGGGAGCCACGAGCACCACGGACGCCTTACCCCTCGAACCGGGCCGCACCTACAGGAGTTCCCTGCCGGGCAGCGGCAAGCTGTACTACCGCCTCGACCTGGACGCCGCCTCCACCGCCTACGTCTCCGCCACGGCGGTGCCCGGAGCCGGCACCACGGTCGCCGCCACCGACGGCCTCAGGATCTCGGTGCGGGACGCCCGCGGCGCCTCCTGCTCCTCGCAGGCCGCCCGCTTCGGCCCGAGCCGCAGTCCGCATCCCGTTGCCGCGTGGGGCGCGCGCGAGGTCTCCTCCGGCCGTCCCCTGTGCCAGGGTGCCGGGTCGTACTACGTCCTCGTCGAACGCGTCGGCGCCAAGGCATCCTCGTCCGACACCTGGCCCCTGGAACTCGCCGTCGTCTCGGAGCCGCCGCTGGAACGCGCCGGGGCCACGAGCGCGCCCGGGTCCTGGAACTCCGCCTCGCCCCAGCCGGTCACCGGCCAGGCGGCCGAACGGGCCGGGGGCGCCGGGTTCGCCGCGGCGAGCACGGTCGGGCAGGGCGTGTGGCGCACCCGTATCCGGCCCGGCCAGACCCTCTTCTACAAGGTCCCGGTCGACTGGGGGCAGCAGCTGAACGCCGGCGTCGAGCTGGGCAGTTCCAGCGGCGGCAGCGGCTATGTGAACGGCGCGCTGACCCTGTCGCTCTACAACCCGGTGCGCGGATACGTCGAGGAGGCGTACGCCGGTTACAGCGGCCGGCAGACGTCCGCCGCCCTCGCACCCGTGCCGCCGGTCGCCCATGCCAACCGCCACGGCTTCGCCGCCCAGGTCAAGGGGATGCGGTTCGCCGGCCTCCACTACCTGGTCGTGCACCTCGCAGCCCAGACCGCCGACTCCTTCGGCGAGGGGCCCTACGGTCTGGTCCTGCGGGTACGGGTGGACGGCACGGCGCAGCCAGGTCCGGACTACGCGGGCCGGTCCGAACCCGGGCAGCTCTTCGAGGTCACCGCCCACGACCGGGCCGCGGCGACCCCGGCCGGGGCGGCTGACGGCTCCGCGGCGCTCTGGGCGCTCGCCGTCGGTGGGATCGGCGCGGGAACGGTCCTGCTGGCCGTCCTCGGGGCGTGGACGGTGCTCGCCCGCCGCAGGGCCGACGCCCTGTAGAGCGGCGGGAGAGGCGCGAGAGGCACGCGATCGCCGGGGCGGCCGCGGATCGGCCAGGATTGGCTGGGACCGGCCTGTGGCGCGCCTTACAGACGGCTCAGTGCCCAGAAACCGACTGCGTAGCAGGCCAGCGCGAGGAGCAGCAGCGGGATCGCCACCGTCGCGGGCGGGCCGGGGCGGCGGGGCCGTCCGGCGCGGTGGCGTGAGGCTCCCCGCGCCGGAACGGGAACCTGCGGGGCCTGGGCGGTGTACGAAGCGGTGGAGACATCAGCGCGCTGCCGCGGATCGGGGGAGGACAGCACGTGGGTGGGGTCGTGAGGGGAGACGTGGGCCGCGGGTTCGAGCGGCGTGCCACCGGACGAGGGGCCGGACGGGGGAGGGGCGGCCGGTGCCGGGGGGACGGCCTGCGGGGGCGTGGTGTGCGGGGGCACGGCAGGAGATGGAACAGCTTGCGAGGGAGCGCCCTGGGGCGGCGGGACCTCCCGAGCCGGGGCGGCGGTCCGGGGCGGTGGCAGGTGGAAGCTGCCCGTGTCGGACATGGTGGAGGGCTGGGGCGGCTCCGACGGCAGACCGCTGCCGTCCGTGCTCGGCGCCGACCCGGTCCCCTCCCGGGGATCGAGACGCGGGTCCGGCACGCCCCCGCTCCCGGAAGCGGCACCCGCACCGGAAGCCATGGAACCGCCGTTACCGGGAGCGGCGGCCCCGGTACCGGGAATCCCGGAACCGCCGACCGAACCGGCCGAACCGGACGCCGCCGTCCGTCCGACCGTCACCCCAGGGCTCCGGGTGAGCGGACCCTCGGGTCCGAACCCCGGTGGCAGTGGGCCGAGTTGCTCGAAGATCTCGATCAACTCGTCGTCGGGGCCCGGCTCCGGCAGGAGCTCGGCGCACGCGGCAAGGGCCTTGCGCGCACCGGTCGCGGTACGGAACCTGGCCTGTGGATCGGGTTGCAGCAAGTTCGCCACGACCTGCCACAGCGGCTCGGGAACGCCCTTGGGCGCACCGGGAGTTCCGTGCTCGGCGAAATACTCCACGAGCGCCTTGGCGTCCGGCTTGGCGCCCTGGAGCAGATAGAGGGCGACCAGACCGGTGGCGAACAGATCGGCGGGGAAGTCGGGTTCGGCGCCCATCATCTGCTCGGGAGCGAGGTAACCCGGCGTCCCCACCACCAGATTGGTCTCCGTCAGCCGCGGTTCGCCCAGCCGCATCGCGATGCCGAAGTCCGACAGGCGCAGCCTGGGCCGGCCGGTTCCGGTGGCCTCCAGCAGGATGTTGGCGGGCTTGATGTCACGGTGCACGACACCCTCCGCGTGCACCGCCGCGAGGCCCGAAAGCAACTGGTCGAGCAGAGTGCGTACGAACGCCGGGGGCAGTGGGCCGTAGTCCCCGACCAGGTGGACCAGGGAGCCGCCGGCCACCAGGTCCATGGTGAACAGGACCTGGTCGTCGTCGGCGGCCCAGCTGGCCGGCGCGAGCACATGGGGGTGGTCGATCCGCAGCGCCTGCTCCCGCACGAAGCGCAGCAGGGAGTGCGCGTCGCGCTGTTGGAGGACCTTGGCGGCCACGTACCGGCGACGGCGGTGGTCCCAGGCCCGCCACACCGCGCCGACTCCACCGCGCCCGACCGGGTCGGCCAGCTCGTACCGGCCGGCGAAGACCTCACCCATGGCTGTGCGTCGCTCCTCCCCCTGGGGCTGTCCCCCTTCGGATCCCCCCTCGACGCGCGATTCGCCCCCCCCGCGGTGTCAGTTCTGGTGGGACTGGTAGTGCGTGACCGCGTCCGAGGTGCGGCCCGCGCCGTACACCCGGAGGAATTCCGCCAGTTCGGGGTGGCTGGGGGCGAGGGTGTTCGCGGCATCGATGATGTCACCGGCCGCAGCGACCGAGCGGAGTAGCGACTGGATCTCGCGGACCACCCGCTTGACCGTCGGCGCACCCGAAGTGTTCGACGTGTGCGTGGTGTTGCTGAGCACCGAGCCGCCTTGCGACCGCTTGATCTCCTCCATGCGCTCGGTCGCCTCGGCCGCGCTGACGCTGCCGTCCGCCACCTGGGCCGCCAGCTCCTGGAGAAGTTGCACGCGTTGGACCACCGCAGGGTTGCCGATCTTCGCGCGCTGGCCGCTCATCAGCTGCGACAGCATCGGGGCGGACAGCCCCAGTACCCCCGCCAGCCGGGCCTGGTTGAGCCCGAGGTCGTCTATGAGCTTGCGGAAGAGCGCCCCCAACGGCTCCCCGTACCAGTTCCGCTGCAGTTCCCGCGCTTTTGCGGTGGCTTCCTGCTGTGCGGCGTCCATTGCGTCTCCCCATCGCTTCCCCAAGAACCGCGGTTCGCTGTAGCGAACCACGCGGAGCATCTTACGGAGAGTGGTCGGCCGCGGGGAGCCCCAATCTTTTTGCGAGATCCGGGGGGTGACCCGGTACTCTGGTCTGCGGCACCCGACCGGTGGACGGATCTTCCGGCCGGATGCTGTCTTCCGGGGCCTTAGCTCAGTTGGTAGAGCGCTGTCTTTGCATGGCAGATGTCAGGGGTTCGACTCCCCTAGGCTCCACCGGTGAAATGCCCTCTGATCTGCGGAAACGCGGCTTCGGAGGGCATTCTTCGTGTGTGCGCGGTGCGCACGCACGGCGACGGCTACGCCGGGAGTTCCTCCACGTAGCGCTTCGCGAAGAGGAGCGAGACGTACGGGTAGGTCTGCCGTACCGCCTTGATGGCGGCGACGTCGCCCTGCTCCCTGCGCACCCGCTGGATCCTCTCCTCGTCGACCTGGCCCCGGAACCCCTCGAAGGATCCGTAGCGCTCCCAGAACGCCTTCTCGCGCTTCTTCGAGGCACGCTCGCCGGCGACTGCCAATGCCGCCGTGACGCCGATGGCAACGGTTCCTGTGATTCCGTCGAGCATGGGGTCCCCCTCAGATCTTGTCGGTGCCCAGGCAAACTCAACCTACCCGCTCGCGGAACGGGACCCGCGTGATCGCGACAAAAGCCCGCCTGACCTGTGGACACACCAGTCAGGCGGGCTCTTCTGTCTCCGGGGGCGGCCCTACTCGTCGCGGTCCGACGTCTCCTCGTCCTCCTTCGCCTGGACCTCGGGGTCCAGCACGGACTGGCCGGTGCCGTCCACGGACGTCAGCCGGCCCGACTCGGGCACCTCCGTCGCGGCCGGCGGTTCCACCAGCCAGTCGGGGTTGGCCTGCTTGTCCCACCACTTCCAGGCGGCGAAGGCACCGCCGGCGAGCGCGCCGGCCAGCGCGAGCAGCTTCACCGCGCGCCCGGCTCGCGCACGCCGCTGCTGCGTGCGGGCCAGTTTCTGGATCTTCCGGGCCGGGACCTGACCGCGCAGCGCCACCAGCGCCGCGGCACCGCGCGCCGCGGCCTCGTCCGCGACCGGCGCCGCCGCGGCCATCGCCTGCTCGATCCGCGGCCGGGAGTACTCGGCGGCCTGCCGGGCGGCCCGGCGCGCCCGCTCGGCGGCTTCCTGGGCGGCCTGGTCGATCTTCGGCGGCACATGGGCCATGGCCTGCGTGCGGGCCTGCTCCAGCCGGGGTGCGACATAGGCGCCGTACTGGACGCGGGCCTGGTCGGCGGCCAGCGTCACCTTCGGCGCGAGCCGTACGCGTGCCTCGTGTGCGTAGTGCGCGGCCCTGTCCCTGGCCGTGTCGGCGTAGGGCGCCACCACTTCCGCGGCGTGCAGCACGCTGTCCTTCGCCGAGCCGGTCGCGGCGCGCACGCTGTCGATGCGGGTCACGGGTTCCTCCTCCTCGGTGGCGTACGGTAATTCGACTTTCCACCCTTTTACGGATCATGCCTGCCAACGGGCCCGGTGGCATGTGCGACCGGGCATCCGGGTCACGGGTGACGCACGTGGTCACCGCGCCGGCCCTGCCGGCCGGAAGTCCGCCGGGAGGCGGGCACGTGCGGCAAGTGCTGAATCGGTGGGGGATGAATGCGGAGCAACAGGAGCTTGTCGTCGACAATGCCACGGATCGCCGCGCCGCGCTTCCGTCCGGGACGACTCGCCCGGTTCTCCGCAACCGAATCGGCGGATCTCCCCGGGGGAACCGACCGCCGGGCGACTCACGGCGCGGGCCGTGCGAGGATCGGGGAGTCACAGGAAGACAACGGAAGGCAGATCGTGGCTGAGCAGCTCTACGCCACCCTGAAGACCAACCACGGCGACATCGAGGTCCGGCTCCTGCCGAACCACGTTCCCGAGACGGTCCGGAACTTTGTCGAACTCGCCACTGGCGAGCGTGAGTGGACCCACCCCGCCACCGGCGAGAAGTCCAAGGCGAAGCTCTACGACGGCACGGTCTTCCACCGGGTGATCAGCGGTTTCATGATCCAGGGCGGTGACCCGCTGGGCAACGGCACCGGCGGTCCCGGCTACCAGTTCAAGGACGAGTTCCACCCGGACCTCTCCTTCGACAAGCCCTACCTGCTGGCCATGGCCAACGCGGGTCCGGGCACCAATGGCTCGCAGTTCTTCATCACCGTCGGCCCGACGGCCTGGCTGAACCGCAAGCACACCATCTTCGGCGAGGTCACCGACGCGGCCAGCCAGAAGGTCGTGGACTCCATCGCGACCGCGCAGACCAACCCGCGCACCGACCGCCCGCTCAAGGACGTCGTCATCGAGTCGGTCGTCGTGGAGACCCGCGAAGG of the Streptomyces sp. NBC_01788 genome contains:
- the gyrA gene encoding DNA gyrase subunit A gives rise to the protein MADENTPVTPEEGGELAMRVEPVGLETEMQRSYLDYAMSVIVSRALPDVRDGLKPVHRRVLYAMYDGGYRPDRGFYKCARVVGDVMGNYHPHGDSSIYDALVRLAQPWAMRMPLVDSNGNFGSPGNDPAAAMRYTECKMAPLSMEMVRDIDEGTVDFTDNYDGRSQEPTVLPARFPNLLINGSAGIAVGMATNIPSHNLREVASGAQWYLENPEASHEELLDALIERIKGPDFPTGALVVGRKGIEEAYRTGRGSITMRAVVEVEEIQNRQCLVVTELPYQVNPDNLAQKIADLVKDGKIGGIADVRDETSSRTGQRLVIVLKRDAVAKVVLNNLYKHTDLQTNFGANMLALVDGVPRTLSLDAFIRHWVTHQVEVVVRRTRFRLRKAEERAHILRGLLKALDAIDEVIALIRRSATVEVAREGLMSLLEIDEIQANAILEMQLRRLAALERQKIVQEHDELQAKINEYNQILASPVRQRGIVSEELAAIVEKFGDDRKTKLIPYEGDMSIEDLIAEEDIVVTVSRGGYIKRTKTDDYRAQKRGGKGVRGTKLKEDDIVDHFFVSTTHHWLLFFTNKGRVYRAKAYELPDAGRDARGQHVANLLAFQPDEAIAQILAIRDYEAAPYLVLGTKAGLVKKTPLKDYDSPRSGGVIAINLREQEDGSDDELIGAELVSADDDLLLISKKAQSIRFTASDDTLRPMGRATSGVKGMSFRGGDELLSMNVVRPGTFVFTATDGGYAKRTRVDEYRVQGRGGLGIKAAKTVEDRGSLVGALVVEETDEILAITLSGGVIRTRVNEVRETGRDTMGVQLINLGKRDAVVGIARNAEAGREAEEVDGDVAVDETAEGAATSGTDEGEVSSAE
- a CDS encoding DUF3566 domain-containing protein, giving the protein MSGATGAGSAGTSTGTGADGGGRGSAAPATDTHTTNLQAIKSPAADAHTPHTHGSQGGTVTDTRGPQAQQANAAAGQQAAGSPLPGERQSQQPSGPYHPPQAYPAAEPASQAVRRPRTGVRTEPRTRKARLRVAKADPWSVMKVSFLLSIALGICTIVAAAVLWMVMNAMGVFSTVGGTISEATGSNESNGFDLQSFLSLPHVLMFTSIIAVIDVVLATALATLGAFMYNLSAGFVGGVELTLAEDE
- a CDS encoding DUF6344 domain-containing protein codes for the protein MDQHKVMKLWTAIVTAFLALCTALGLITTTAASAAAVAPQPETAPKSTAPVPAQTTPPLSKPQTPSLPPTMKQRIRAEAHGRTPGCRHRPPVDAFSLAAEPRCLPDEPPARPAIPLQR
- a CDS encoding DLW-39 family protein translates to MKKLLLVALAAIGGLLVYRQIQADRAEQDLWTEATDSVPTGS
- a CDS encoding serine/threonine-protein kinase yields the protein MGEVFAGRYELADPVGRGGVGAVWRAWDHRRRRYVAAKVLQQRDAHSLLRFVREQALRIDHPHVLAPASWAADDDQVLFTMDLVAGGSLVHLVGDYGPLPPAFVRTLLDQLLSGLAAVHAEGVVHRDIKPANILLEATGTGRPRLRLSDFGIAMRLGEPRLTETNLVVGTPGYLAPEQMMGAEPDFPADLFATGLVALYLLQGAKPDAKALVEYFAEHGTPGAPKGVPEPLWQVVANLLQPDPQARFRTATGARKALAACAELLPEPGPDDELIEIFEQLGPLPPGFGPEGPLTRSPGVTVGRTAASGSAGSVGGSGIPGTGAAAPGNGGSMASGAGAASGSGGVPDPRLDPREGTGSAPSTDGSGLPSEPPQPSTMSDTGSFHLPPPRTAAPAREVPPPQGAPSQAVPSPAVPPHTTPPQAVPPAPAAPPPSGPSSGGTPLEPAAHVSPHDPTHVLSSPDPRQRADVSTASYTAQAPQVPVPARGASRHRAGRPRRPGPPATVAIPLLLLALACYAVGFWALSRL
- a CDS encoding helix-turn-helix domain-containing protein → MDAAQQEATAKARELQRNWYGEPLGALFRKLIDDLGLNQARLAGVLGLSAPMLSQLMSGQRAKIGNPAVVQRVQLLQELAAQVADGSVSAAEATERMEEIKRSQGGSVLSNTTHTSNTSGAPTVKRVVREIQSLLRSVAAAGDIIDAANTLAPSHPELAEFLRVYGAGRTSDAVTHYQSHQN
- a CDS encoding DUF5324 family protein, which gives rise to MTRIDSVRAATGSAKDSVLHAAEVVAPYADTARDRAAHYAHEARVRLAPKVTLAADQARVQYGAYVAPRLEQARTQAMAHVPPKIDQAAQEAAERARRAARQAAEYSRPRIEQAMAAAAPVADEAAARGAAALVALRGQVPARKIQKLARTQQRRARAGRAVKLLALAGALAGGAFAAWKWWDKQANPDWLVEPPAATEVPESGRLTSVDGTGQSVLDPEVQAKEDEETSDRDE
- a CDS encoding peptidylprolyl isomerase encodes the protein MAEQLYATLKTNHGDIEVRLLPNHVPETVRNFVELATGEREWTHPATGEKSKAKLYDGTVFHRVISGFMIQGGDPLGNGTGGPGYQFKDEFHPDLSFDKPYLLAMANAGPGTNGSQFFITVGPTAWLNRKHTIFGEVTDAASQKVVDSIATAQTNPRTDRPLKDVVIESVVVETREG